The Leptospira brenneri genome includes a window with the following:
- a CDS encoding pyridoxal phosphate-dependent aminotransferase, protein MTNPEFSFSNRFQLLGDLNSENKIYQTKQNLEKSGNEIFDLTNSNPTKLGLEFPPSALSHIFSNLDCSQYEPQAEGLESTRKVITSEYESRGIQTNPSDLILTASTSEAYSYIFKLFTNPGDEVLTPNPGYPLFSFLIGLENLKEVHYPLKENPETGNWEYSAETIANCISTKTKLIILVSPANPTGSRTTANFWKEWEALGIKIPILLDEVFVGYEFAGELHQIPDSPSFPLLVCNGFSKMLALPGLKLGWILVKSPKNYQSEILKNLSFIADTYLSVNSPVQLATPELIPWKSMIQNRIRTRIMRNLAQCILFAEETPKIKKKSNTEAGWYFSFELDLEKKDEDLVLEILSKPGVFLHPGSWYGHSHNRCILIISLISDEETLRLGLSSLQSFLK, encoded by the coding sequence TTGACAAATCCAGAATTTTCATTTTCCAATCGTTTTCAGTTATTAGGTGATTTGAATTCAGAAAACAAAATCTACCAAACCAAACAAAATCTGGAAAAATCTGGAAATGAGATTTTTGATCTTACCAATTCCAATCCTACAAAATTAGGGTTGGAATTTCCACCTTCCGCTTTGTCTCATATCTTTTCCAATTTGGACTGCAGCCAATATGAACCGCAAGCAGAAGGATTGGAATCCACAAGAAAAGTCATAACCTCTGAGTATGAAAGTCGTGGAATCCAAACAAACCCGTCTGATCTGATTTTGACAGCAAGTACCTCAGAAGCTTATTCTTATATTTTCAAATTATTCACAAATCCTGGTGATGAAGTTCTGACACCAAATCCTGGTTATCCGCTCTTTAGTTTTCTCATCGGCCTAGAAAATCTAAAAGAAGTCCACTACCCGCTGAAAGAAAATCCAGAAACGGGAAACTGGGAGTATTCTGCGGAAACGATTGCCAATTGTATCAGTACAAAAACAAAACTCATCATACTTGTGAGTCCGGCAAACCCAACCGGTTCTAGAACCACTGCTAATTTTTGGAAGGAATGGGAGGCACTCGGAATCAAAATTCCCATTTTACTCGATGAAGTTTTTGTGGGTTATGAGTTTGCCGGAGAACTACACCAGATTCCAGATTCACCCAGTTTTCCCCTCCTGGTTTGTAATGGATTCTCAAAAATGTTGGCACTCCCAGGACTCAAACTTGGTTGGATTCTTGTCAAAAGTCCCAAAAACTACCAATCAGAAATACTCAAAAACTTAAGTTTTATCGCTGACACTTACCTCTCGGTCAATTCTCCCGTGCAACTGGCAACTCCAGAGCTAATTCCCTGGAAATCCATGATCCAAAATCGAATACGAACAAGAATTATGCGAAACTTAGCACAATGTATTTTATTCGCAGAAGAAACTCCTAAAATCAAAAAAAAATCCAACACAGAAGCTGGATGGTATTTTTCATTTGAGTTAGATTTAGAAAAAAAAGATGAGGATTTAGTTTTAGAAATTTTATCAAAACCGGGTGTGTTTTTACACCCTGGGTCATGGTACGGACATTCGCATAACCGTTGCATATTGATTATTAGTTTAATTTCAGACGAAGAAACTTTGCGTTTAGGTCTAAGTTCCCTTCAATCTTTTCTCAAATAA
- a CDS encoding SDR family NAD(P)-dependent oxidoreductase — MKYALITGASTGLGKDFALTLAKRGYTPVLVARSADRLKALAAEIKTKFGLQSVVIAQDLAKPKSAEVLYKAVKKLKLDIHCLVNNAGFGLNGEFHKNSFENESQLVQLNVTTLAELCHLFLQDMVKAKDGYILNVASTAAYQPGPLMSNYYASKAYVLSLSEGLAEEVRDYGVTVTCLCPGPTQTEFFERANMTKINLVKSSFLIMKSQDVVDSGLDALFSKKVIKIPGFMNFLVAQSVRVSPRFLVRKIAKFLHQAG, encoded by the coding sequence ATGAAATACGCGTTAATTACAGGTGCTTCCACTGGACTTGGAAAAGATTTTGCTCTGACTTTGGCTAAAAGAGGTTACACTCCTGTTTTAGTTGCTAGGAGCGCGGATCGACTCAAGGCATTGGCCGCAGAAATCAAAACTAAATTTGGACTACAAAGTGTTGTCATCGCTCAAGACCTTGCCAAACCTAAATCGGCAGAGGTTCTATACAAAGCGGTCAAAAAACTAAAGTTAGATATACATTGTTTGGTGAACAATGCTGGTTTTGGTCTCAATGGTGAATTCCATAAAAATTCCTTTGAAAATGAATCCCAACTAGTCCAACTGAACGTAACAACATTAGCAGAGCTTTGCCATTTGTTTTTGCAAGATATGGTAAAAGCAAAAGATGGTTATATTCTTAACGTTGCTTCTACTGCTGCTTACCAACCAGGCCCACTCATGTCCAACTACTATGCTTCCAAAGCTTATGTTCTTTCACTCAGTGAGGGGCTTGCAGAAGAAGTGAGAGATTATGGTGTTACCGTAACCTGTCTTTGTCCGGGACCAACACAAACTGAATTTTTCGAAAGAGCAAATATGACTAAAATCAATTTAGTAAAATCATCGTTTCTCATCATGAAATCACAAGATGTAGTAGATAGTGGCCTTGATGCTTTGTTTAGTAAAAAAGTAATCAAAATTCCTGGTTTCATGAACTTTCTCGTCGCTCAATCCGTTCGAGTTTCTCCAAGATTTCTCGTTCGTAAAATTGCAAAATTTCTACACCAAGCAGGTTGA
- a CDS encoding MFS transporter codes for MSQPLTHPLHTIQKERAIIFILAALQFLHILDFVIMMPLGPVFMESFKIDSSAFGLLVSSYSISAGVFGLIGALFLDSYDRKMSLLVLFFGFSFGTLLCAIAPNYSFLLFARVVAGGFGGMIGATVLSIIGDIIPVFRRGTATGVVMSSFSVASVIGIPIGLSLANKFGWHFPFLSLAIAGFLILPICYKVLPSIRYHLDSDVHPKQSQLKSLKQVITKKDHFAPFVFMVFLMFGGFTVIPFLSPFLVSNVGLAIDELPYIYFFGGLFTFFTSRFIGKLSDRYGKLTVYQIISIIAVIPIVAVVTLTKTSLPIVLTLTTIFMILVSGRMVPAFAMITSAVEPRIRGSFMSVNSAIQQISSGAASYVAGLILVQSSNNQLINYELVGMISVFSLLFSVYLAKKIKIAG; via the coding sequence ATGAGCCAACCTCTTACCCATCCGCTTCATACCATCCAAAAAGAAAGAGCTATCATCTTTATCTTAGCAGCCCTCCAATTTTTACACATCTTAGACTTTGTCATCATGATGCCCTTGGGACCAGTGTTTATGGAGAGTTTCAAAATTGACTCTTCTGCCTTTGGGTTACTTGTATCTTCTTATTCTATCAGTGCAGGAGTTTTTGGACTGATAGGGGCTTTGTTTTTGGATTCCTATGATCGTAAAATGAGTCTCCTTGTATTGTTTTTTGGTTTCTCTTTTGGAACCCTACTTTGTGCCATTGCTCCCAATTATTCCTTTTTACTTTTTGCAAGGGTTGTTGCTGGTGGGTTTGGTGGGATGATAGGGGCTACTGTTCTTTCTATCATTGGAGACATCATCCCTGTATTTAGAAGAGGGACTGCCACTGGTGTTGTCATGAGTTCTTTTTCGGTAGCATCTGTGATTGGAATTCCCATTGGACTTTCCTTAGCAAATAAGTTCGGATGGCATTTCCCATTCCTTTCTTTGGCGATTGCTGGTTTTTTGATTCTACCAATTTGTTACAAAGTGTTGCCTTCGATTCGTTATCATTTGGATTCGGATGTCCATCCAAAACAATCCCAACTCAAATCTTTAAAACAAGTCATCACGAAAAAAGATCATTTTGCTCCTTTTGTTTTTATGGTGTTTTTGATGTTTGGTGGATTTACGGTCATTCCTTTTCTTAGTCCCTTCCTTGTATCTAACGTTGGTTTAGCGATTGATGAACTTCCTTACATCTATTTTTTTGGCGGACTTTTTACCTTTTTTACCAGTAGATTCATTGGAAAATTATCAGACCGATATGGAAAACTAACTGTTTACCAAATCATTTCTATCATCGCAGTCATTCCGATTGTGGCGGTTGTCACTTTGACAAAAACTTCCTTACCTATTGTCCTGACTTTGACTACCATTTTTATGATTTTGGTTTCTGGAAGGATGGTACCGGCTTTTGCGATGATTACCTCGGCAGTGGAACCAAGAATTCGCGGAAGTTTTATGTCTGTGAACTCTGCCATCCAACAGATTTCTTCAGGAGCTGCTTCCTATGTGGCTGGACTGATACTTGTGCAATCTTCTAACAACCAACTCATCAATTACGAACTAGTAGGAATGATTTCTGTTTTTAGTTTATTGTTTAGTGTTTATTTGGCTAAAAAAATAAAAATTGCAGGCTAA